A DNA window from Pleurodeles waltl isolate 20211129_DDA chromosome 12, aPleWal1.hap1.20221129, whole genome shotgun sequence contains the following coding sequences:
- the LOC138267621 gene encoding complexin-4-like has protein sequence MAFMLKKVMGSSMRSLGGDAERKDSPDGKETPQSKGLTREEFEEYQRQLVEEKIERDHNFAQKKAERATVRLHMREKYQLPQSEKDESQIQMVGGEVELPQDLAKMVQDDEDEEEANGSLFGMLQDVDFDALKTKAQGTLTEVKRAAEDKCTVM, from the exons ATGGCTTTCATGCTGAAGAAGGTGATGGGGTCGTCCATGAGGAGCCTGGGAGGGGACGCGGAGAGGAAGGACTCGCCTGATGGGAAGGAGACACCTCAGTCCAAGGGCCTCACTCGGGAGGAGTTTGAGGAGTACCAGAGGCAGCTCGTGGAGGAGAA AATTGAAAGAGACCACAACTTTGCGCAGAAGAAGGCGGAGCGTGCTACAGTCCGACTGCACATGCGTGAAAagtaccaactgcctcag AGCGAAAAGGACGAATCTCAGATACAGATGGTGGGAGGAGAGGTGGAGCTTCCTCAGGACCTGGCGAAGATGGTGCAGGATGATGAAGACGAGGAGGAAGCCAACGGGTCACTCTTCGGAATGCTGCAGGATGTCGACTTTGATGCACTAAAGACGAAGGCGCAAGGGACATTAACTGAGGTGAAGCGTGCCGCTGAGGACAAGTGTACCGTGATGTGA